Proteins encoded together in one Solanum lycopersicum chromosome 7, SLM_r2.1 window:
- the LOC101259060 gene encoding uncharacterized protein isoform X3, whose product MASITIHNLLLYTTNENWEVVNLKEARDFSTGKEFIYVFKKLEWGHLSIDLLPHPDMFADANFGSSQGGNNKRDEDGAKRVFFGGERFIEGISGEANITIQRTGLNSPLGLEVQLHITETVCPALSEPGLRALLRFMTGLYVCINRGDVKPNQQHTEAAGRSLVSVVVDHIFLRLKDTEFQLELLMQSLFFSRESIAGGESAKCLTRLMIGGAFLRDTFSRPPCTLVQPSELTDSDDVLNIPDFGKDFCPPIYPLGNQQGNFSAGVPLISLHSLQLKPSPSPPTFASTTVINCQPLMIHLQEESCLRICSFLADGIVVNPGGVVLSDFSINSLTFNLKGLDIIVPLDIGTGNHTVPGGDDVCHSLFGGASLHIENFTLSESPTLKLGLLNLEKDPACFSLWEDQPIDGSQKKWTAGASVISLSLQTCKDSTGLQNSLALPSNSWRCVELKGACLEVAMATADGGPLTNVPPPGGIVRVGVACQQYLSNTSVEQLFFVLDFYTYFGRVSEKIAVAGRFNSQAEVSHKTLGRSLSKKVPGDAAVCLSVNDLHLRFLESSAADISGMPLVQFIGKGLFIKVTHRTLGGAIAISSSLLWEGVEVDCADTLSSLPREDSSVWTSNQNGHFVENGTQLRSVFWVQNRKIYRSNGSFVSVPFLDVKMVQVIPYKTQDMECHSLNVSACISGVRLGGGMNYTEALLHRFGILGPDGGPGEGLTKGLKHLSAGPLSKLLKATPLTLDEHQDDGKDTGRLQLETPDDVDISIEFKDWLFALEGAQEEAERWWFCDHEDSVREERCWHTTFQNICVKASSSKHVTNDSGKSPGKKRYPLELITVGMEGLQILKPRSPHSIRQDSPEGPLKETAERFGGMNIEVDIVNCEDDIDDGLGKWIVENLKFSVKQPIEAVVTKAELKYLAFLCKSEVDSMGRIAAGILRVLKLENKIGAGAISQLSNLGSESFDRIFTPEKLSRDNSSSSMGLSPSSNITGGSRNPYLESTVASLEDMIKESQTKCSSLSVELANSTSSLDDVKELSQKLENMQKLLMQLRTQV is encoded by the exons ATGGCATCAATTACTATACACAATCTTCTTCTGTATACTACAAATGAGAACTGGGAG GTTGTAAATCTAAAGGAAGCTAGGGATTTCTCTACTGGCAAGGAGTTCATATATGTGTTCAAA AAACTTGAGTGGGGACATCTATCTATTGACCTGTTACCTCATCCTGATATGTTCGCGGATGCAAATTTTGGAAGCTCTCAAGGGGGGAATAACAAGAGAGATGAAGATGGAGCAAAGCGAGTGTTTTTTGGCGGGGAGAGATTCATTGAAGGAATATCTGGAGAAGCTAAT ATAACGATTCAGAGGACTGGACTAAATAGTCCACTAGGACTTGAAGTTCAATTGCACATTACAGAAACTGTTTGTCCAGCTCTAAGTGAACCAG GATTACGAGCTCTTCTTCGCTTCATGACAGGATTGTATGTCTGTATAAACAGAGGAGATGTCAAGCCAAATCAGCAA CATACAGAAGCAGCTGGGCGGTCTTTGGTCTCCGTTGTTGTGGACCACATTTTTCTACGTTTGAAGGACACAG AATTTCAGCTTGAACTTTTGATGCAGTCTTTATTCTTTTCTCGG GAAAGTATTGCAGGTGGAGAAAGTGCCAAATGCTTAACTCGTCTTATGATAGGAGGAGCCTTTTTAAG GGATACATTTTCACGCCCTCCATGCACCTTGGTGCAGCCATCTGAGTTGACGGATTCTGATGATGTTTTGAACATTCCAGACTTTG GTAAAGATTTTTGTCCTCCCATTTATCCTCTAGGGAACCAGCAGGGGAACTTCAGTGCTGGGGTCCCCTTGATCTCTCTTCATTCTCTTCAGCTCAAGCCTTCGCCATCTCCACCAACTTTTGCTTCTACAACAGTTATCAATTGTCAGCCCCTTATG ATTCATCTTCAGGAAGAATCATGTTTGAGGATATGTTCCTTTTTAGCTGATGGGATTGTAGTTAATCCTGGTGGTGTAGTTCTATCAGATTTCTCGATTAACTCCCTCACATTCAATCTTAAGGGGTTAGATATCATTGTCCCATTAGACATAGGAACAGGAAATCATACTGTTCCAGGTGGAGATGATGTTTGTCATAGTTTGTTTGGTGGAGCAAGCCTTCATATTGAAAATTTCACCCTTTCTGAGTCACCTACTCTTAAGCTGGGGCTACTAAACCTCGAGAAGGATCCGGCATGCTTCAGTCTGTGGGAAGATCAACCAATTGATGGTAGCCAGAAGAAATGGACTGCTGGTGCTTCAGTCATTAGTCTCTCTCTACAAACATGTAAAGATTCAACTGGACTCCAAAATTCTCTTGCATTACCTTCAAATTCATGGAGATGTGTTGAGCTGAAAGGTGCTTGCCTTGAAGTAGCAATGGCTACTGCAGATGGAGGCCCTTTAACAAATGTCCCACCTCCGGGAGGAATTGTTAGAGTGGGAGTTGCCTGTCAGCAGTATTTGTCCAACACTTCAGTTGAGCAATTATTTTTTGTCCTAGATTTTTACACATATTTTGGGAGAGTAAGCGAAAAGATAGCAGTTGCTGGGAGGTTCAATTCGCAGGCGGAAGTAAGTCATAAAACTTTAGGTCGATCATTAAGCAAAAAGGTTCCCGGAGATGCTGCTGTATGTTTATCAGTAAATGATCTGCACCTAAGATTTTTGGAATCTTCTGCTGCTGACATTTCAGGAATGCCGTTGGTCCAATTTATAGGCAAAGGCCTGTTCATCAAAGTTACTCATAGAACCTTGGGGGGTGCTATAGCCATTTCGTCCAGTTTGCTTTGGGAAGGTGTTGAAGTTGATTGTGCAGACACTCTGAGTAGCTTGCCACGTGAGGACAGCTCGGTGTGGACTTCAAACCAAAATGGCCATTTTGTGGAGAATGGAACTCAACTTAGATCTGTCTTTTGGGTGCAAAACAGGAAGATCTATCGATCAAATGGCAGTTTTGTTTCAGTTCCCTTCTTGGACGTAAAAATGGTACAGGTGATCCCTTATAAAACACAGGACATGGAGTGTCACAGTCTAAATGTTTCAGCTTGTATTTCTGGTGTCCGCCTTGGAGGAGGAATGAATTACACAGAAGCCTTACTTCATAGGTTTGGAATTCTTGGGCCAGATGGTGGTCCTGGGGAAGGGCTTACTAAAGGATTGAAGCATCTGTCTGCTGGGCCTTTGTCTAAACTTTTGAAAGCAACACCTCTTACCCTTGATGAGCATCAAGATG ATGGAAAGGACACTGGTAGATTACAGTTGGAAACACCTGATGACGTGGATATATCCATAGAATTCAAAGATTGGTTATTTGCTCTGGAAGGTGCACAAGAAGAAGCAGAAAGGTGGTGGTTCTGTGATCATGAAGATTCTGTCAGAGAAGAGCGGTGTTGGCACACAACTTTCCAGAACATTTGTGTTAAAGCAAGCAGTTCTAAGCATGTAACAAATGACAGCGGAAAATCTCCTGGCAAAAAAAGATACCCCCTCGAGTTGATTACT GTTGGTATGGAAGGTCTGCAGATCTTAAAACCACGTTCTCCACATAGTATCAGGCAAGATAGTCCTGAAGGACCTCTTAAAGAGACTGCTGAGAGATTTGGTGGTATGAACATCGAAGTAGACATAGTGAATTGCGAAGACGATATTGATGATGGATTGGGAAAGTGGATTGtcgaaaatttgaaattttctgtCAAACAGCCG ATCGAGGCAGTAGTGACTAAGGCTGAGCTCAAGTATCTTGCTTTCTTGTGCAAGTCTGAGGTTGACTCCATGGGTCGGATTGCCGCTGGAATTCTGCGGGTACTTaagttagaaaataaaattggcGCAGGAGCAATCAGTCAACTAAGTAACTTAG GAAGTGAAAGCTTTGATAGAATATTTACTCCTGAAAAACTCAGCAGAGACAATAGCAGCAGTAGTATGGGCCTAAGTCCTTCGTCAAATATCACTGGTGGAAGCCGAAACCCATATCTTGAGTCAACAGTAGCTTCTCTTGAGGACATGATCAAGGAATCACAGACCAAATGTTCTTCTTTAAGTGTTGAACTAGCTAATTCAACATCTTCTCTCGATGACGTTAAAGAGCTGAGTCAGAAACTGGAGAACATGCAGAAATTATTGATGCAATTGCGAACTCaagtttaa
- the LOC101259060 gene encoding uncharacterized protein isoform X2: MTLQVHTVNLLLETHGGARRRGGASWASPMASITIHNLLLYTTNENWEVVNLKEARDFSTGKEFIYVFKKLEWGHLSIDLLPHPDMFADANFGSSQGGNNKRDEDGAKRVFFGGERFIEGISGEANITIQRTGLNSPLGLEVQLHITETVCPALSEPGLRALLRFMTGLYVCINRGDVKPNQQHTEAAGRSLVSVVVDHIFLRLKDTEFQLELLMQSLFFSRESIAGGESAKCLTRLMIGGAFLRDTFSRPPCTLVQPSELTDSDDVLNIPDFGKDFCPPIYPLGNQQGNFSAGVPLISLHSLQLKPSPSPPTFASTTVINCQPLMIHLQEESCLRICSFLADGIVVNPGGVVLSDFSINSLTFNLKGLDIIVPLDIGTGNHTVPGGDDVCHSLFGGASLHIENFTLSESPTLKLGLLNLEKDPACFSLWEDQPIDGSQKKWTAGASVISLSLQTCKDSTGLQNSLALPSNSWRCVELKGACLEVAMATADGGPLTNVPPPGGIVRVGVACQQYLSNTSVEQLFFVLDFYTYFGRVSEKIAVAGRFNSQAEVSHKTLGRSLSKKVPGDAAVCLSVNDLHLRFLESSAADISGMPLVQFIGKGLFIKVTHRTLGGAIAISSSLLWEGVEVDCADTLSSLPREDSSVWTSNQNGHFVENGTQLRSVFWVQNRKIYRSNGSFVSVPFLDVKMVQVIPYKTQDMECHSLNVSACISGVRLGGGMNYTEALLHRFGILGPDGGPGEGLTKGLKHLSAGPLSKLLKATPLTLDEHQDDGKDTGRLQLETPDDVDISIEFKDWLFALEGAQEEAERWWFCDHEDSVREERCWHTTFQNICVKASSSKHVTNDSGKSPGKKRYPLELITVGMEGLQILKPRSPHSIRQDSPEGPLKETAERFGGMNIEVDIVNCEDDIDDGLGKWIVENLKFSVKQPIEAVVTKAELKYLAFLCKSEVDSMGRIAAGILRVLKLENKIGAGAISQLSNLGSESFDRIFTPEKLSRDNSSSSMGLSPSSNITGGSRNPYLESTVASLEDMIKESQTKCSSLSVELANSTSSLDDVKELSQKLENMQKLLMQLRTQV, encoded by the exons ATGACATTACAAGTCCATACAGTTAATCTTCTACTTGAAACTCACGGAGGTGCTCGACGCCGAGGAGGAGCAAGCTG GGCATCACCTATGGCATCAATTACTATACACAATCTTCTTCTGTATACTACAAATGAGAACTGGGAG GTTGTAAATCTAAAGGAAGCTAGGGATTTCTCTACTGGCAAGGAGTTCATATATGTGTTCAAA AAACTTGAGTGGGGACATCTATCTATTGACCTGTTACCTCATCCTGATATGTTCGCGGATGCAAATTTTGGAAGCTCTCAAGGGGGGAATAACAAGAGAGATGAAGATGGAGCAAAGCGAGTGTTTTTTGGCGGGGAGAGATTCATTGAAGGAATATCTGGAGAAGCTAAT ATAACGATTCAGAGGACTGGACTAAATAGTCCACTAGGACTTGAAGTTCAATTGCACATTACAGAAACTGTTTGTCCAGCTCTAAGTGAACCAG GATTACGAGCTCTTCTTCGCTTCATGACAGGATTGTATGTCTGTATAAACAGAGGAGATGTCAAGCCAAATCAGCAA CATACAGAAGCAGCTGGGCGGTCTTTGGTCTCCGTTGTTGTGGACCACATTTTTCTACGTTTGAAGGACACAG AATTTCAGCTTGAACTTTTGATGCAGTCTTTATTCTTTTCTCGG GAAAGTATTGCAGGTGGAGAAAGTGCCAAATGCTTAACTCGTCTTATGATAGGAGGAGCCTTTTTAAG GGATACATTTTCACGCCCTCCATGCACCTTGGTGCAGCCATCTGAGTTGACGGATTCTGATGATGTTTTGAACATTCCAGACTTTG GTAAAGATTTTTGTCCTCCCATTTATCCTCTAGGGAACCAGCAGGGGAACTTCAGTGCTGGGGTCCCCTTGATCTCTCTTCATTCTCTTCAGCTCAAGCCTTCGCCATCTCCACCAACTTTTGCTTCTACAACAGTTATCAATTGTCAGCCCCTTATG ATTCATCTTCAGGAAGAATCATGTTTGAGGATATGTTCCTTTTTAGCTGATGGGATTGTAGTTAATCCTGGTGGTGTAGTTCTATCAGATTTCTCGATTAACTCCCTCACATTCAATCTTAAGGGGTTAGATATCATTGTCCCATTAGACATAGGAACAGGAAATCATACTGTTCCAGGTGGAGATGATGTTTGTCATAGTTTGTTTGGTGGAGCAAGCCTTCATATTGAAAATTTCACCCTTTCTGAGTCACCTACTCTTAAGCTGGGGCTACTAAACCTCGAGAAGGATCCGGCATGCTTCAGTCTGTGGGAAGATCAACCAATTGATGGTAGCCAGAAGAAATGGACTGCTGGTGCTTCAGTCATTAGTCTCTCTCTACAAACATGTAAAGATTCAACTGGACTCCAAAATTCTCTTGCATTACCTTCAAATTCATGGAGATGTGTTGAGCTGAAAGGTGCTTGCCTTGAAGTAGCAATGGCTACTGCAGATGGAGGCCCTTTAACAAATGTCCCACCTCCGGGAGGAATTGTTAGAGTGGGAGTTGCCTGTCAGCAGTATTTGTCCAACACTTCAGTTGAGCAATTATTTTTTGTCCTAGATTTTTACACATATTTTGGGAGAGTAAGCGAAAAGATAGCAGTTGCTGGGAGGTTCAATTCGCAGGCGGAAGTAAGTCATAAAACTTTAGGTCGATCATTAAGCAAAAAGGTTCCCGGAGATGCTGCTGTATGTTTATCAGTAAATGATCTGCACCTAAGATTTTTGGAATCTTCTGCTGCTGACATTTCAGGAATGCCGTTGGTCCAATTTATAGGCAAAGGCCTGTTCATCAAAGTTACTCATAGAACCTTGGGGGGTGCTATAGCCATTTCGTCCAGTTTGCTTTGGGAAGGTGTTGAAGTTGATTGTGCAGACACTCTGAGTAGCTTGCCACGTGAGGACAGCTCGGTGTGGACTTCAAACCAAAATGGCCATTTTGTGGAGAATGGAACTCAACTTAGATCTGTCTTTTGGGTGCAAAACAGGAAGATCTATCGATCAAATGGCAGTTTTGTTTCAGTTCCCTTCTTGGACGTAAAAATGGTACAGGTGATCCCTTATAAAACACAGGACATGGAGTGTCACAGTCTAAATGTTTCAGCTTGTATTTCTGGTGTCCGCCTTGGAGGAGGAATGAATTACACAGAAGCCTTACTTCATAGGTTTGGAATTCTTGGGCCAGATGGTGGTCCTGGGGAAGGGCTTACTAAAGGATTGAAGCATCTGTCTGCTGGGCCTTTGTCTAAACTTTTGAAAGCAACACCTCTTACCCTTGATGAGCATCAAGATG ATGGAAAGGACACTGGTAGATTACAGTTGGAAACACCTGATGACGTGGATATATCCATAGAATTCAAAGATTGGTTATTTGCTCTGGAAGGTGCACAAGAAGAAGCAGAAAGGTGGTGGTTCTGTGATCATGAAGATTCTGTCAGAGAAGAGCGGTGTTGGCACACAACTTTCCAGAACATTTGTGTTAAAGCAAGCAGTTCTAAGCATGTAACAAATGACAGCGGAAAATCTCCTGGCAAAAAAAGATACCCCCTCGAGTTGATTACT GTTGGTATGGAAGGTCTGCAGATCTTAAAACCACGTTCTCCACATAGTATCAGGCAAGATAGTCCTGAAGGACCTCTTAAAGAGACTGCTGAGAGATTTGGTGGTATGAACATCGAAGTAGACATAGTGAATTGCGAAGACGATATTGATGATGGATTGGGAAAGTGGATTGtcgaaaatttgaaattttctgtCAAACAGCCG ATCGAGGCAGTAGTGACTAAGGCTGAGCTCAAGTATCTTGCTTTCTTGTGCAAGTCTGAGGTTGACTCCATGGGTCGGATTGCCGCTGGAATTCTGCGGGTACTTaagttagaaaataaaattggcGCAGGAGCAATCAGTCAACTAAGTAACTTAG GAAGTGAAAGCTTTGATAGAATATTTACTCCTGAAAAACTCAGCAGAGACAATAGCAGCAGTAGTATGGGCCTAAGTCCTTCGTCAAATATCACTGGTGGAAGCCGAAACCCATATCTTGAGTCAACAGTAGCTTCTCTTGAGGACATGATCAAGGAATCACAGACCAAATGTTCTTCTTTAAGTGTTGAACTAGCTAATTCAACATCTTCTCTCGATGACGTTAAAGAGCTGAGTCAGAAACTGGAGAACATGCAGAAATTATTGATGCAATTGCGAACTCaagtttaa
- the LOC101259060 gene encoding uncharacterized protein isoform X1 codes for MESILARALEYTLKYWLKSFSRDQFKLQGRTAQLSNLDINGDALHASTGLPPALNVTTAKVGKLEIILPSVSNVQTEPIVVQIDRLDLVLEERDDLDTPKSSSSPVSSGSSSKGSGYGFADKIADGMTLQVHTVNLLLETHGGARRRGGASWASPMASITIHNLLLYTTNENWEVVNLKEARDFSTGKEFIYVFKKLEWGHLSIDLLPHPDMFADANFGSSQGGNNKRDEDGAKRVFFGGERFIEGISGEANITIQRTGLNSPLGLEVQLHITETVCPALSEPGLRALLRFMTGLYVCINRGDVKPNQQHTEAAGRSLVSVVVDHIFLRLKDTEFQLELLMQSLFFSRESIAGGESAKCLTRLMIGGAFLRDTFSRPPCTLVQPSELTDSDDVLNIPDFGKDFCPPIYPLGNQQGNFSAGVPLISLHSLQLKPSPSPPTFASTTVINCQPLMIHLQEESCLRICSFLADGIVVNPGGVVLSDFSINSLTFNLKGLDIIVPLDIGTGNHTVPGGDDVCHSLFGGASLHIENFTLSESPTLKLGLLNLEKDPACFSLWEDQPIDGSQKKWTAGASVISLSLQTCKDSTGLQNSLALPSNSWRCVELKGACLEVAMATADGGPLTNVPPPGGIVRVGVACQQYLSNTSVEQLFFVLDFYTYFGRVSEKIAVAGRFNSQAEVSHKTLGRSLSKKVPGDAAVCLSVNDLHLRFLESSAADISGMPLVQFIGKGLFIKVTHRTLGGAIAISSSLLWEGVEVDCADTLSSLPREDSSVWTSNQNGHFVENGTQLRSVFWVQNRKIYRSNGSFVSVPFLDVKMVQVIPYKTQDMECHSLNVSACISGVRLGGGMNYTEALLHRFGILGPDGGPGEGLTKGLKHLSAGPLSKLLKATPLTLDEHQDDGKDTGRLQLETPDDVDISIEFKDWLFALEGAQEEAERWWFCDHEDSVREERCWHTTFQNICVKASSSKHVTNDSGKSPGKKRYPLELITVGMEGLQILKPRSPHSIRQDSPEGPLKETAERFGGMNIEVDIVNCEDDIDDGLGKWIVENLKFSVKQPIEAVVTKAELKYLAFLCKSEVDSMGRIAAGILRVLKLENKIGAGAISQLSNLGSESFDRIFTPEKLSRDNSSSSMGLSPSSNITGGSRNPYLESTVASLEDMIKESQTKCSSLSVELANSTSSLDDVKELSQKLENMQKLLMQLRTQV; via the exons ATGGAGTCGATACTAGCTAGAGCATTGGAGTATACATTGAAGTACTGGTTAAAGTCATTTTCCCGAGATCAGTTCAAATTGCAAGGGCGTACAGCGCAGCTTTCTAATTTAG ATATAAATGGAGATGCTTTACATGCGAGCACGGGATTACCACCGGCATTGAATGTTACAACGGCGAAAGTTGGGAAATTGGAGATCATT CTTCCGTCAGTAAGCAATGTGCAAACGGAGCCAATAGTTGTGCAAATTGATAGACTTGATTTAGTTCTTGAAGAAAGAGATGATCTTGATACACCTAAGAGCTCTAGCAG TCCGGTGTCATCTGGTAGCTCCTCGAAGGGAAGTGGATATGGATTTGCTGACAAG ATTGCAGATGGCATGACATTACAAGTCCATACAGTTAATCTTCTACTTGAAACTCACGGAGGTGCTCGACGCCGAGGAGGAGCAAGCTG GGCATCACCTATGGCATCAATTACTATACACAATCTTCTTCTGTATACTACAAATGAGAACTGGGAG GTTGTAAATCTAAAGGAAGCTAGGGATTTCTCTACTGGCAAGGAGTTCATATATGTGTTCAAA AAACTTGAGTGGGGACATCTATCTATTGACCTGTTACCTCATCCTGATATGTTCGCGGATGCAAATTTTGGAAGCTCTCAAGGGGGGAATAACAAGAGAGATGAAGATGGAGCAAAGCGAGTGTTTTTTGGCGGGGAGAGATTCATTGAAGGAATATCTGGAGAAGCTAAT ATAACGATTCAGAGGACTGGACTAAATAGTCCACTAGGACTTGAAGTTCAATTGCACATTACAGAAACTGTTTGTCCAGCTCTAAGTGAACCAG GATTACGAGCTCTTCTTCGCTTCATGACAGGATTGTATGTCTGTATAAACAGAGGAGATGTCAAGCCAAATCAGCAA CATACAGAAGCAGCTGGGCGGTCTTTGGTCTCCGTTGTTGTGGACCACATTTTTCTACGTTTGAAGGACACAG AATTTCAGCTTGAACTTTTGATGCAGTCTTTATTCTTTTCTCGG GAAAGTATTGCAGGTGGAGAAAGTGCCAAATGCTTAACTCGTCTTATGATAGGAGGAGCCTTTTTAAG GGATACATTTTCACGCCCTCCATGCACCTTGGTGCAGCCATCTGAGTTGACGGATTCTGATGATGTTTTGAACATTCCAGACTTTG GTAAAGATTTTTGTCCTCCCATTTATCCTCTAGGGAACCAGCAGGGGAACTTCAGTGCTGGGGTCCCCTTGATCTCTCTTCATTCTCTTCAGCTCAAGCCTTCGCCATCTCCACCAACTTTTGCTTCTACAACAGTTATCAATTGTCAGCCCCTTATG ATTCATCTTCAGGAAGAATCATGTTTGAGGATATGTTCCTTTTTAGCTGATGGGATTGTAGTTAATCCTGGTGGTGTAGTTCTATCAGATTTCTCGATTAACTCCCTCACATTCAATCTTAAGGGGTTAGATATCATTGTCCCATTAGACATAGGAACAGGAAATCATACTGTTCCAGGTGGAGATGATGTTTGTCATAGTTTGTTTGGTGGAGCAAGCCTTCATATTGAAAATTTCACCCTTTCTGAGTCACCTACTCTTAAGCTGGGGCTACTAAACCTCGAGAAGGATCCGGCATGCTTCAGTCTGTGGGAAGATCAACCAATTGATGGTAGCCAGAAGAAATGGACTGCTGGTGCTTCAGTCATTAGTCTCTCTCTACAAACATGTAAAGATTCAACTGGACTCCAAAATTCTCTTGCATTACCTTCAAATTCATGGAGATGTGTTGAGCTGAAAGGTGCTTGCCTTGAAGTAGCAATGGCTACTGCAGATGGAGGCCCTTTAACAAATGTCCCACCTCCGGGAGGAATTGTTAGAGTGGGAGTTGCCTGTCAGCAGTATTTGTCCAACACTTCAGTTGAGCAATTATTTTTTGTCCTAGATTTTTACACATATTTTGGGAGAGTAAGCGAAAAGATAGCAGTTGCTGGGAGGTTCAATTCGCAGGCGGAAGTAAGTCATAAAACTTTAGGTCGATCATTAAGCAAAAAGGTTCCCGGAGATGCTGCTGTATGTTTATCAGTAAATGATCTGCACCTAAGATTTTTGGAATCTTCTGCTGCTGACATTTCAGGAATGCCGTTGGTCCAATTTATAGGCAAAGGCCTGTTCATCAAAGTTACTCATAGAACCTTGGGGGGTGCTATAGCCATTTCGTCCAGTTTGCTTTGGGAAGGTGTTGAAGTTGATTGTGCAGACACTCTGAGTAGCTTGCCACGTGAGGACAGCTCGGTGTGGACTTCAAACCAAAATGGCCATTTTGTGGAGAATGGAACTCAACTTAGATCTGTCTTTTGGGTGCAAAACAGGAAGATCTATCGATCAAATGGCAGTTTTGTTTCAGTTCCCTTCTTGGACGTAAAAATGGTACAGGTGATCCCTTATAAAACACAGGACATGGAGTGTCACAGTCTAAATGTTTCAGCTTGTATTTCTGGTGTCCGCCTTGGAGGAGGAATGAATTACACAGAAGCCTTACTTCATAGGTTTGGAATTCTTGGGCCAGATGGTGGTCCTGGGGAAGGGCTTACTAAAGGATTGAAGCATCTGTCTGCTGGGCCTTTGTCTAAACTTTTGAAAGCAACACCTCTTACCCTTGATGAGCATCAAGATG ATGGAAAGGACACTGGTAGATTACAGTTGGAAACACCTGATGACGTGGATATATCCATAGAATTCAAAGATTGGTTATTTGCTCTGGAAGGTGCACAAGAAGAAGCAGAAAGGTGGTGGTTCTGTGATCATGAAGATTCTGTCAGAGAAGAGCGGTGTTGGCACACAACTTTCCAGAACATTTGTGTTAAAGCAAGCAGTTCTAAGCATGTAACAAATGACAGCGGAAAATCTCCTGGCAAAAAAAGATACCCCCTCGAGTTGATTACT GTTGGTATGGAAGGTCTGCAGATCTTAAAACCACGTTCTCCACATAGTATCAGGCAAGATAGTCCTGAAGGACCTCTTAAAGAGACTGCTGAGAGATTTGGTGGTATGAACATCGAAGTAGACATAGTGAATTGCGAAGACGATATTGATGATGGATTGGGAAAGTGGATTGtcgaaaatttgaaattttctgtCAAACAGCCG ATCGAGGCAGTAGTGACTAAGGCTGAGCTCAAGTATCTTGCTTTCTTGTGCAAGTCTGAGGTTGACTCCATGGGTCGGATTGCCGCTGGAATTCTGCGGGTACTTaagttagaaaataaaattggcGCAGGAGCAATCAGTCAACTAAGTAACTTAG GAAGTGAAAGCTTTGATAGAATATTTACTCCTGAAAAACTCAGCAGAGACAATAGCAGCAGTAGTATGGGCCTAAGTCCTTCGTCAAATATCACTGGTGGAAGCCGAAACCCATATCTTGAGTCAACAGTAGCTTCTCTTGAGGACATGATCAAGGAATCACAGACCAAATGTTCTTCTTTAAGTGTTGAACTAGCTAATTCAACATCTTCTCTCGATGACGTTAAAGAGCTGAGTCAGAAACTGGAGAACATGCAGAAATTATTGATGCAATTGCGAACTCaagtttaa
- the FIE gene encoding fertilization-independent endosperm protein, producing the protein MAARVPLGCEPVVGSLTPSRKKEYRVTNRLQEGKRPLYGVVFNFIDSRYFNVFATVGGNRVTVYQCLEGGVIAVLQSYIDEDKDESFYTVSWACNIDGSPFLVAGGINGVIRVIDAGKEKLHKSFVGHGDSVNEIRTQPLKPSLVLSASKDESVRLWNVHTGICILVFAGAGGHRNEVLSVDFHPTDIYRIASCGMDNTVKIWSMKEFWTYVEKSFTWTDLPSKFPTKYVQFPLLIASVHNNYVDCNRWLGDFILSKSVDNEILLWEPKMKEQSAGEGTSDVLQKYPVPECDIWFIKLSFDYHYKTAAIGNREGKIFVWEVQTSPPTLIAKLSHVQSKQPIRQTAMSFDGSTILSCCEDGTIWRWDVVATTF; encoded by the exons ATGGCGGCCAGAGTACCTCTAGGATGTGAGCCAGTTGTTGGATCATTAACACCGTCAAGGAAAAAGGAGTATAGAGTGACGAACAGACTCCAAGAAGGCAAACGCCCATTATATGGCGTCGTCTTCAATTTCATTGATTCGCGCTACTTCAATGTCTTTGCTACTGTGGGCGGAAATCGT GTGACTGTATATCAGTGTCTCGAAGGTGGTGTCATTGCTGTGCTGCAGTCTTATATTGATGAAGAT AAAGATGAATCCTTTTACACTGTAAGTTGGGCCTGCAATATTGATGGAAGTCCATTCTTAGTGGCTGGTGGAATAAATGGAGTTATTCGTGTTATTGATGCTGGGAAAGAGAAGctacacaag AGCTTTGTGGGGCACGGAGACTCAGTAAATGAAATTAGGACTCAACCCTTGAAACCATCTCTTGTATTATCTGCCAGCAAA GATGAATCTGTTCGCTTGTGGAATGTTCATACTGGAATATGCATTTTGGTATTTGCTGGCGCTGGAGGTCATCGGAATGAAGTACTTAGTGTG GACTTCCATCCTACTGATATATATCGGATTGCTAGCTGTGGAATGGATAACACTGTTAAGATCTGGTCAATGAAAG AATTCTGGACATATGTGGAGAAATCGTTTACTTGGACGGATCTTCCTTCCAAGTTTCCCACAAAATATGTACAGTTTCCA TTGTTAATAGCTTCTGTCCATAACAACTACGTTGACTGTAACAGATGGCTTGGTGATTTTATCTTGTCCAAG AGTGTTGACAATGAAATTCTATTATGGGAACCAAAGATGAAAGAACAATCTGCTGGAGAG GGCACCAGTGACGTCCTCCAAAAGTATCCTGTGCCGGAGTGTGATATATGGTTTATTAagctttcatttgattatcactACAAAACAGCAGCTATAG GAAATAGAGAAGGCAAGATCTTTGTCTGGGAAGTACAAACAAGCCCGCCAACTTTGATTGCAAA GCTGTCTCATGTTCAATCTAAACAACCAATTAGACAGACTGCCATGTCTTTTGATGGAAG CACCATACTTAGCTGTTGTGAAGATGGGACTATATGGCGCTGGGATGTGGTAGCAACAACTTTTTGA